From Streptomyces sp. NBC_00102:
ACGATCCGGCCGTGCCGCATGACCGCCACGACGTCCGAGACGTGGCAGACCGCGGGCAGGTTGTGGCCGATGAAGAGCATGGAGAGCCCGAGCCGGCGCTGGAGCTCCCGCACCGTGTTGAGGACGGAGGCCTGCACCGAGACGTCGAGCGCCGAGGTGACCTCGTCGGCGATCAGCAGGCCGGGCTCTACGGACAGGGAGCGGGCCAGGGCGACCCGCTGGCGCTGGCCGCCGGACAACTGGCGCGGCAGGCGATCGGCGAGCCCGGGATCCAGCCCGACCAGGCCGAGCAGCTCGGTGACGCGCTCGGCGCGAGCGGCCCGGTCGAGCCGGCGGAAGACCGTCGCGGCCTCGACGAGGGTCTGACGAGCCGTCATCCGCGGGTCGAGCGCGGTGTCCGGGTCCTGGCGGACGATCTGAACCAGGCGGCCGAGCCGCCGCCGGTCGTGGACGGTCCGGGTGCGGACCTCGCGGCCGTCGACCAGAACGCGGCCACTGTGCACGGGAACGAGACCGACGATCGCGCCGGCCAGGCTGGACTTCCCGGAGCCGGATTCCCCCACGAGACCGAGGGTGGTGCCGGAAGGGATCTCCAGTGAGACTCCGTCCACCGCGGCGGGGGCGTCGCGGGGGCCGGGGTGGCGGACGGTGAGGTCGATCACCTGAAGAGTGGTCATGGTGCGGGCACCGCCTCCGGGGCCGCCGCAGGAACCGGATGCCAGCAGGCGACCCGGTGGCCGGTCCCGAGGTCCTCCAGCGGAGGAGCCTGCTCGGCACAGCGGTCCCGGCGGCGCGGACAGCGGGGCTCGAACGCGCACCCCGCCGCGGGCGCCAGCGGATCGGGCGGCACCCCCTCGACGGTCGGCAGCGGCCGGCCCCGGTCGGCGGTGAGGTCCGGTACCGAGGCGATCAGGGCCCGGGTGTAGGGATGCCGGGCCCCGTCGGCGAGGCGGTCGACGGGCAGGGCTTCGACGACGGTGCCCGCGTACATCACCAGGATCCGTTCGCAGAACTCGCCCACGAGCGCGACGTCGTGGCTGATGAACAGGATCGCCGCGTCGGTGTCCCGCCGGAGGTCGGCGAGCAGCCGGGTGATCTGGCGCTGCACGGTGACGTCGAGCGCCGTGGTCGGTTCGTCGGCGATGATCAGTCCCGGCCGCACCATCAGCCCGGAGGCGATCATCACCCGCTGGCGCTGGCCGCCGGAGAGCTGGTGAGGACGTGAGCGCAGCATCGCCGGGGGAAGGGCCACCCGGTTCAGGGCGTCGGCGGCCTCCGCGGCGGCCTGCGCACGGCTCGCACCCCGGTGGGCCCGGACGGCCTCGGTGAGCTGGGTGCCGATGCGCAGGGACGGGTTGAGCGCCGAGGCCGGGTTCTGGAAGATCATCGACAGGCCCGTCGCGAGGTGCCGGTCCCTCTCCTTCGGCGTCAGGGCGGAAAGGTCCTTCCCGAGCAGGCGCAGTGTGCGCCTCGACGCCCGGGCGCCGTACGGGAGCAGGTCGGCGACGGCGAGCGCGGTGAGCGACTTGCCGGAACCCGACTCGCCGACGAGGCCGACGATCTCGCCCGGCCGCAGGGACAGACTCACCCCGCGCACCGGCCGGATCGTGCCGTCGGGGGTGGGGAGTTCGACGGTGAGGTCCTCGACCTGTAGGACCAGCCCGTCCTCGGCGGGACCGCTCGGAGCGGGTACCGGTGCGGGGCCGCGCGGCACCCGTCCGCGCCGTGCGACCTTGCCGGCCAGGACCTCTCCGAGCAGCTGGAAGGTCAGGGCCGCGTAGAGGATGGCCAGACCCGGGGCGAGCGCCGGAACCGGCTCCGCGTAGATCCGGTCGAGCCCCTGGCTGAGCAGTTGCCCCCAGTCGTACCCGGGCGGCTGGACGCCCAGGCCGAGGAAGCTCAGTCCCGAGAGCGCGACCAGCGCGGTGCCCGCCGCCGTGGTGACGCTCAGGAGCAGCGGCTCGGCGATGTTGGGCAGGACGTGCCGCCACAGCAGGCGGTGGCGGCGCAGGCCGAGGACCCGGGCCGCGGCCAGGTGGTCGGTGCCCGCGACACCCGCGGCGAGGGTCTGGGCGAGTCGGGCGAACCCGGGGACGGCGGCCGCCGCGAGGGCCAGTACCGCCCCGCCGGCGCCCGCGCCGAACACGACCGCGAGGAACATCGCGACGAGGAGCCCCGGGAAGGCGAGCAGGAGGTTGATCAGTCCGCCGGTCAGCCGACGGGCGCGTCGCCCGAGGACGGCGGTGCACGCCCCGAGGAGGACTCCCGCGGTCGCCCCGAGCAGCACCGCCGCCAGCGCGAGCAGCAGCGAAGGGCGGGTGGCCGTCAGGATGCGGGCGAGCAGGTCCCGGCCGAGGCCGTCGGTGCCGAACGGATGCACCGCGGAGGGGCCCTGGAGCACGGCCGACGGGTCCGGGCGGTCGGCCGCCGCACCCCAGACCAGGGGGCCGGCCAGGGCGAGCGCGACGAGCGACGCCAGCATGACCGCGGTTGCCCAGGCCATGGGAGAGCGGGGGAGTGCGGACGGGGGCCTCATGGTCACATCTCCCGGATCGCCGAGCGCGGATCGAGCAGGGCAAGCAGTACGTCCACCAGGAGGCCGGCGAGCAGCACGGTGGTGCCGAGCACCAGAACCATGGCCTGCACCACCGGGTAGTCCTGGGCGACCACGGACTGGGCCATGGCGGACCCGATGCCGGGCCAGGCGAAGACCTTCTCGACGAGCACGGTGCCGGCGATCAGCGCGGGCAGCAGACTTCCGGCGACGGTGAGCGCGGCGGACACCATGTTCGGTGCCGCGTGCCGGAGGTAGCGGCGTGCCGGGGACAGCCGCTTGCTCCGGGCGGTGCGCAGATAGTCCTCGTTCAGCACCTTCAGCGCCTCCACCCGGACGATGCGCAGGAGTACGGCGGCGGGAGCGAGGGAGAGCGCGAGGACGGGCAGGACGAGCGACTCGGCGCCCGCCGCTCCGGCCACCGGGAGCAGTTGGAGGCCGACGGCCAGCAGCGCGGTGAGCCCGGCGGCCAGGACGAAGTCGGGCACTCCCGTCAGACCGGCGGTGACCGCGGTGAACACCAGCTCGGTGCGCGGGCGTCGGCCGTCACGGGTGCGGACGGCGGCCAGCAGGCCGCCGGGCAGGGCGACGGCGAGGGCGGCCAGGAAGGCGAGGACGGCGATCTCCAGGGTGGCGGGCAACCGGGTACGGACCAGCTCGGCGACCGGCGCGCCCGTGACCAGCGACGTACCGAGGTCGCCGTGCAGCAGGCCGTCGAGGTAGTGGCGGTACTGGGAGAGGAAGGGAGCGTCGAGCCCGAGGTCGTGTCTGCGCGCGGCCACGAGGCCGGGGGAGGCGTCGACGCCGAGAGCGGCCCGGACCGGATCGCCGGGGATGAGACGGATCATCGCGAAGGACGCGGTGACCACGACCCCCAGGGAGAGGAGCAGCCGGACACCGCGGCGGCCGAGGAACACGGTCCAGGGATGCCGCGACAGCTGGGATGCAGACATGGTGGGGCCCCAGGTCACTGGTGGAGGCGGATGCTGGTGGGAACGAGCCCGCCGCCGAAGGTGGTGGCGAAGGTGGTGCGGTAGCCGTAGACACCGCTGCTGCCCCGGGCGATCGGCAGCGCGTCGGCCGAGCGGAAGAGAGCGGCGGCGGCCCGGTTCCACGTGCCGCACCCCGTCGTGTCCGGCTCCCGCAGGGCCCGGGAGACCAGGGCGTCGTACTCGGGATTCGCCACCCCCGCGAAGTTGAGGCCGCGGGCCGGGGTGGGGCCGGAGAAGAAGGAGACGAAGCCGACCGGCAGCGCGAAACCCGGAGTGCTGCCGACCACCACGTCGAAGTCGGCGCTCTGGTACATGGCGTTGACGAGGGCCGGCAGGCTCTCGGAGACCAGGTCGACCTCGGCGCCGAGAGCCGTCCACTCCCGGGCCATGAGCTCGGCCACGGAGACCAGGGTCGGGCCGAGGTCGGGACTGGTGATCAGGCGGAGCCGGAGCGGCCGGCCGTCCTTGGTGAGCGGGCCGTCGGCGGACCGGGTCCAGCCGGCCGCCCTCAGGGCCTCGGGGGCGTCGCGCGCGGGCAGATGGGCGTCGGCGAGGTCGGCGTGGCAGACGGCGCCCTCGGCGCCGAAGTCGGTGGCGGGGCTGCCGGTGCCGCCGACGGCGACGTTGGCGAGCCCCCGGCGGTCGAGGCCGGAGACCAGGGCGCGGCGCAGCGCCCGGTCGGAGAGCACCCGCCCGGGACGCTGGTTGAAGAAGGTCAGCCCGACCACGGTCGCCACGTCGGCGGTGGACAGGCCGCGTCCGGTGAGCCGGGCGCGGTCCGGCCCGCTCACACCGGCGATCTCGACGCCCCCGGTGAGCAGCAGGTTGGCCGCCGTGGACGCCTGGGGCACCACCGAGAGGACGAGGTGCGCGGGGAGGCCGGGTTCCTCGGTCGTCGCCCCGGAGGGCCCCCAGGAGTAGCCGTCGCGGACGGTGAACTCGTACGGTCCGCCGGGGGTGTAGCGGGTCAGTACGTAAGGACCGGTGCCCTGGGTGGTGCGGTCCAGCGAATCGGGCCGGTCGAGGCCGGCGGGGCAGACGATCGGCAGCAGGCCGACGGTGCGGGTGAGGAACGGGAAGGGCGCGGCGGCGGTCACTGACACCGTGCCGGTCCTGTCGTCGGCGCTCGCTTCGAACGGAACGTTCGGCAGGACGGTCTGGGCACCGGCGAGCTTGTGGGCCGGGTCGCCCGCGTAGGTGAGTGCCCGGACCACCGCCGAGGCGGTCAGCGTGGTCCCGTCGGAGCAGGTGACGTCCGGGCGGAGGGTGAAGGTGGCCGTGGTCGCCGTGGCCCGCCAGGAGGTGGCAAGACCGGAGACCAGGCCGCCGTCGGGGGCGAGGTTGACCAGGGAGTCGTAGGCGTAGTGGGCCTGGGGGGCGCCGAAGGCGGAGTACGGGTCGAAGCTCGGTGTTTCGCTGGTCCCGGCGATCCGGACGGTGCCGCGGATCTTCAGCGGGCCGGCGGTCGAGGAGGTGGCGGCTCGGCCGCAACCGCCCAGCGCGACGGTAGCGGCGAGGGCGGCCGCCAGAGCGACCGGCGGGGAGCGTCGGAGCATGGCGTCATGGTGCCACCGGTGTGTCGGTCCCGATGGTCCAACTGGCTTGTGCGGAAGGGGTGTTCGAATGTGCCAAGCCGCCTGGAAGCTGGGCGGGGAGCCGTCGCGGGCCATGGGGCGGCCGATCCTGGTTCACCCGTACGAGGGGCACCGGGGCGGGTTGTGCCCATCGACCGGGCGGGCGCGAGGGGTAGGGCGGATCGCGGGACGCGGGTCCCGCGGCGGGTGCGCGCGGGGGCGTCGGCCCTCCGCGGTACGGGGCGGTGGGGAACCGTCCCGCCCAAGGGCTGTCCCGTAATCCCCGGTGGGTGCGCGACGACAGCTACGGCACCTCGCCGCGTTGTCGGAACGTCCACATACATCCAGTATGCGGACGCTCCTCCGCCTTGCGATGCACCGCACCCGACGCCGCGCACTGATCCACCACGGATTACGGGACAGCCCTCAGGCCGTGGCGCCGGGCGTTTCGGAGCAGGGGCATCTATGGAGAAAGGTAATCGGATAATCGCATTGAATGGTGCTGGGGGCGGTGTGGTCCAAGGGTTACGCGCAAAAATCATGAACACTCGCACGAGTGAACAGAGGGGAGCTGATTGGTCCAGGCGGGTGTTATTCCACTACGGTGATCACGGGATCGGATGGTGAGTTCCGGCGTCCGGGAATCCGATTCGCCAGGTGAGTCCCGGATATTCGAGAGTGAATCCCGCCCGGCCACGCACTGCTCCGGTTTCGTTTTCGGCTTTGGTCGCGCCGGGTCCCTGTCATACGTATGCGTGGAGAGGATGGAGAATCATGCCGCCAGTAGTCCCGCCCTTCCTGATCGGCCTCATTGTCGCGCCGCTGGCCAAGCGCCTGCTCAAGCCACTGGTGAGCGGAGTCGTCAAGACGTCCGTCGGGATCGCGATGGAGGTGAAGAAGGCGGCTCAGGAGGCCGGGGAGAACATCCACGACCTCGCCGCCGAGGTGGCCGCCGACGTCGTGGCCGCCCAGATCGCCGCCAGTGAGACCGAAGGGCACTCCGTCGTCGGCCAGCGTGCCGGCACCAAGGACGCGGCCGCCGACCGCGCCGAAGGGGACGCGAGGGCCCCGAAGATCCGTGCGACCGCCGGTTCCGCCGCCGGCAAGTCCCACTGACGGCCCGTAAGAACAGGTGCCGCCGCCAGGCGTGCACGCCGATCGGTCTCGGCGCAGCACGCCCGGGCGGCGGCCATCCGCGAGCCGTTCGGCCGCAGAGATCCGCAGATGCGCCGATCCGCAGAGATCCGCAGAGATCTGCAGATTCGCAGAGATCCAGAGATCCCCAGAGATCCACCCTCAGTGTTTCCCGTTCCGTCGCCGTGATCCGTCGTGTCCGAGACGGACTCCCGCGACCTCCGCAAACAGGTGAACGTACACATGCCATCGCTACTGGGTGCCGCAGCCGGATTCCGCTCCGTGGAGTCGGGTGCGAGCCCGCGCTCGGTCATCCCGGGCCGTCAGCGCTGGGACGTCGAGCTGGTGCTCGGCCGCCCCCGGACGGCCGAGATCCTCGCCGCCGTGCTGCGCCGCATTCCCGGGATCACCGAGGCCCGGGCCAACCCGGTCACCGGCGGGGTGCTCGTCCGGCACGACGGGCGGCTGCACGCCGCGGACGTCGGCAGGATCATCCGCGGAGCAGCCACCCGGGTCGCGGAGAACGCGACCGGAGCGGGACGTCCGACCGGAGCGGGACGTCCGGCACCGGCGGCCGGCCCCACAGCCGCCTCGGCCCCGCGAGTGGACCTCGGCCCGGTCGTGCGCCCGGTGCTCGCCGTCGGCAGCGGTGTCGTGGCCGGGGCCACGCTGGTCAAGGGTTCCGCGAGAGGCAGGCAGTTGGTGGCGGCCGGCGGGGTCGCCGCGGCGACCGCGATCGTCCTGCGGAAGGCATGGCGCCAAGCGGTCGAGGCTGCCCAGCACACGACCGGGACAGGCGCGCAACGTCACCCGCTGCTGGAGATCGTCGGTCCGCACCGCCGCCGCCTCTACCGTGCCGCCGCCCTGTCCGTCGCCTGCCAGGCCGCGGAGATGGCGCTCGGTACCTTCCTCGGATGGACCGGCCTCGTCCTCATCAAGGGCGAGGCGGCCCCGCTGGCCGTCCTCGGCCTGACCACGGCCTCCGCCCAACTCCTCGGCCTGGCAGGTCTGGTGGCCGTCGCCTGCGCTGCGGTGGCCGGTCTCTCCTACGCCTCGAACCTCCAATGGCGCCGACTCGGCCAGGACATCGAGCACGACTGGCGGAGCCGCACGTACCGGCACGTCCAGCACCTCGAACTGGGTCATCTGGAAGGCGAGCGGACCAGCCGGGTGGCCGGCACGCTCACCAACGACGTCGGCCAACTGGGCGCCTTCTTCGCCGGCCCGGCCAACGACGTGCTGCAACTCGGCACCAGCCTCGCCGTCCTGGTACCCGCGTTCCTACTGCTGGCACCGCAGATCGCCTGGATCGCGTTCCTGCCGATCCCGCTCATCGCCTGGCTCTCGCTGCGCCACCAGGGAGAGGCCGCGGCCACCTACGCCGCCACCGGCGAGCGCCGGGCCAGGCTGGGCAGCCAGGTGATCAACTCCCTGGAAGCCGGTGCGACGGTCAAGAGCTTCTGCACCGAGGACCACGAGGCGACACGCGTCGACGAGCTGAGCGAATCGGTTCAGGAGAGCAGCCGGCAGGCCGACCGGAGCACGATCCGCCACGTCGAGACCGTACGGGCCTGTACCACCGCGTCCATGGCCGGCACCCTTCTGATCGGCGGCCGGTCGGTGCTCAACGGCACCCTGCGCTTCGAGGTGTTCAGCCCGCTGATCGGACTGCCCCAGATGCTGATGATGCGGATGAGCCGCCTCGGCGGCATCGCCGACCAGTACCAGCGCACCCTCGCGTCCTACGACCGGGTCCAGAGCCTGCGCGCCCTGCCCGTCGAGGTCGACAACGGCGACGGGACGCTCGAACTCGCCGAAGTACGGGGCGAGATCGTCCTCGACGGGGTCACCTTCGCCTACCCCGGCCGCCCGGCGACACTGGAGGATCTCTCCCTGACCATCCCGGCCGGGCAGGTGACCGCCCTGGTGGGAGCGACCGGCTCGGGCAAGACGACGATCGCCAAACTCCTGATGCGCTACCAGGACGCGGAGTCGGGCCGGGTGCTGCTCGACGGCCAGGACGTCCGGGACCTGCGGCGGCACGACCTGCGGCACGCCGTCGGCTTCGTCGCGCAGGATCCGTTCCTCTTCGACGGCACCATCGCCGACAACATCCGCTACGGCACCTTCGAGGCCTCGCACGAGGACGTGGTCCGGGCCGCCGCCATGGCCGAGGCCCACGCCTTCGTCGCCACCCTGCCCGACGGCTACGACACCCTCATCGGTGAACGCGGCACCACGCTCTCCGGCGGCCAGCGGCAGCGGATCGCCCTGGCGCGCGCGATCCTCAAGGACTCCCCGGTCGTCATCCTCGACGAGGCAACCTCCGCCGTGGACAACGAGACCGAGGCCGCCATCCAGCGCACGCTGCGCAGCTTCGCCGAGGACCGGACGATGGTCGTCATCGCTCATCGCCTCTCCACGGTCCGCCACGCCGACCGGATCTACGTCATGGACAAGAGCGGCACCGTCGCCGAGCAAGGCACCCACGACGAACTCCTCGCCCAGCACGGGCTCTACGCATCCCTCTGGCAGCTCCAGGCCGGCGACATCGCCGCCTGACCGCGGAAGCGGACCGCCCCCGCCGGCCACGTGACACACACCGTGGCCGGCGTGGGTCGGCACGCCCTGCGCGCTTCTGCCCACCCATACTTCTGGAGGTACCCCCATGTCCCGTCGTGACGGCGACGTCCTTTCCCTGACCGCGGCCCAGCGGGAGATCTGGCTCGCCGAGCAGAGCTCCCGGACGCCGATCCCGGGCTACCGCGTCGGCGAGTGCCTGGAGATCCACGGGCCGGTCGATCCGGAGCTGTTCGACGCCGCGCTGCGCCTGGTCGTGGACGAGGTCGACGCGCTGCACGTGACCTTCGTCGACGACGGCGAAGGCCCCCGCCAGATCCTCCGCGCGACCTGGGACTGGGCGCCCGCCCACCTCGACCTCGCGTCGGAGCCGGATCCCCGGGCGACGGCCATGCGGTGGATGGAGGGGGACCTGGCCCGCCCGTTAAACCTCGCCAGTGACCCGCTGTTCGGCCACGCGCTGCTCCGGCTGTCACCGACGGAGTTCCTCTGGTACCTCAACTACCACCACCTGGTGCTGGACGCGCTCAGCAGCTCCATGGTCCGTCAGCGGGTCGGCGAGGTGTACTCGGCCCTGGCCGAGGGCGGCGACGTGCCGCCCTGCCCGTTCGGCCCCCTCCGCGACCTGGTCGACAGCGACGCCGACTACCGCGCGTCCGCCGACTTCCTCGCCGACCGCGCCCACTGGACCGGGCGCTTCGCCGATCTGCCCGCCCCGACACGGCTCACCGACACCTCCGCGACCGACCCGCACCGGGCCCTGCGCCTGGCCGGGGAGCGGGAACTGCGGAGCCCCGGGGCACTGCGTGCCGCGGCCGGCCGGGCCGGTGTCCGCTGGTCCCGTCTGGTCGTCGCGGCGACGGCCCTCTACGCCCACCGGCTGAGCGGCGCCCAGGACGTGGTGCTCGCCCTTCCCGTCACCGCCCGCCGGGGTTCCGGGCGCGGTCTGATGTCCGTGCCCGGCACCCTGTCCAACGTGGTGCCCCTGCGGCTGACCGTGCGCCCCGACATGCCCTGGGGCGAGCTTGTCGCCCAGGTGGCCCGGGAGGTCGACTCGGCCGTCGCGCACGAGCGTTACCGCAGCGAGGACCTGCTGCGCGACCTCGGCGCACCCGGCGGCATCGGAACGGCGTTCCCGCTCATCGTCAACATCATGGCCTTCAACGCGAGGCCGACGTTCGCCGGACACCCCGTCTCGGTGCACCACTTCGTGTCGGGGTCGACCACCGACCTGGCCGTCTGGGTGTTCGACTACCGGGACGGCACCCCTCCGCTCCTCCGGCTGCACGGCGCACCTGAGGCATACGCCGACGACGACCTCGCCGCACACCAGGAGCGGCTGCTCGCCCTGCTCGACGCCGTCGCGGAGTGCGACCCGGACGAGACCGTGGGCGGGATCGATCTGCTCGCGGCGGACGAGCACCGCGCGTTG
This genomic window contains:
- a CDS encoding ABC transporter ATP-binding protein, yielding MTTLQVIDLTVRHPGPRDAPAAVDGVSLEIPSGTTLGLVGESGSGKSSLAGAIVGLVPVHSGRVLVDGREVRTRTVHDRRRLGRLVQIVRQDPDTALDPRMTARQTLVEAATVFRRLDRAARAERVTELLGLVGLDPGLADRLPRQLSGGQRQRVALARSLSVEPGLLIADEVTSALDVSVQASVLNTVRELQRRLGLSMLFIGHNLPAVCHVSDVVAVMRHGRIVEIAPTGTILRAPSHPYTRTLLASVPSLRASLPGQRSS
- a CDS encoding dipeptide/oligopeptide/nickel ABC transporter permease/ATP-binding protein, translating into MAWATAVMLASLVALALAGPLVWGAAADRPDPSAVLQGPSAVHPFGTDGLGRDLLARILTATRPSLLLALAAVLLGATAGVLLGACTAVLGRRARRLTGGLINLLLAFPGLLVAMFLAVVFGAGAGGAVLALAAAAVPGFARLAQTLAAGVAGTDHLAAARVLGLRRHRLLWRHVLPNIAEPLLLSVTTAAGTALVALSGLSFLGLGVQPPGYDWGQLLSQGLDRIYAEPVPALAPGLAILYAALTFQLLGEVLAGKVARRGRVPRGPAPVPAPSGPAEDGLVLQVEDLTVELPTPDGTIRPVRGVSLSLRPGEIVGLVGESGSGKSLTALAVADLLPYGARASRRTLRLLGKDLSALTPKERDRHLATGLSMIFQNPASALNPSLRIGTQLTEAVRAHRGASRAQAAAEAADALNRVALPPAMLRSRPHQLSGGQRQRVMIASGLMVRPGLIIADEPTTALDVTVQRQITRLLADLRRDTDAAILFISHDVALVGEFCERILVMYAGTVVEALPVDRLADGARHPYTRALIASVPDLTADRGRPLPTVEGVPPDPLAPAAGCAFEPRCPRRRDRCAEQAPPLEDLGTGHRVACWHPVPAAAPEAVPAP
- a CDS encoding ABC transporter permease; amino-acid sequence: MSASQLSRHPWTVFLGRRGVRLLLSLGVVVTASFAMIRLIPGDPVRAALGVDASPGLVAARRHDLGLDAPFLSQYRHYLDGLLHGDLGTSLVTGAPVAELVRTRLPATLEIAVLAFLAALAVALPGGLLAAVRTRDGRRPRTELVFTAVTAGLTGVPDFVLAAGLTALLAVGLQLLPVAGAAGAESLVLPVLALSLAPAAVLLRIVRVEALKVLNEDYLRTARSKRLSPARRYLRHAAPNMVSAALTVAGSLLPALIAGTVLVEKVFAWPGIGSAMAQSVVAQDYPVVQAMVLVLGTTVLLAGLLVDVLLALLDPRSAIREM
- a CDS encoding ABC transporter substrate-binding protein, yielding MLRRSPPVALAAALAATVALGGCGRAATSSTAGPLKIRGTVRIAGTSETPSFDPYSAFGAPQAHYAYDSLVNLAPDGGLVSGLATSWRATATTATFTLRPDVTCSDGTTLTASAVVRALTYAGDPAHKLAGAQTVLPNVPFEASADDRTGTVSVTAAAPFPFLTRTVGLLPIVCPAGLDRPDSLDRTTQGTGPYVLTRYTPGGPYEFTVRDGYSWGPSGATTEEPGLPAHLVLSVVPQASTAANLLLTGGVEIAGVSGPDRARLTGRGLSTADVATVVGLTFFNQRPGRVLSDRALRRALVSGLDRRGLANVAVGGTGSPATDFGAEGAVCHADLADAHLPARDAPEALRAAGWTRSADGPLTKDGRPLRLRLITSPDLGPTLVSVAELMAREWTALGAEVDLVSESLPALVNAMYQSADFDVVVGSTPGFALPVGFVSFFSGPTPARGLNFAGVANPEYDALVSRALREPDTTGCGTWNRAAAALFRSADALPIARGSSGVYGYRTTFATTFGGGLVPTSIRLHQ
- a CDS encoding DUF5132 domain-containing protein, which translates into the protein MPPVVPPFLIGLIVAPLAKRLLKPLVSGVVKTSVGIAMEVKKAAQEAGENIHDLAAEVAADVVAAQIAASETEGHSVVGQRAGTKDAAADRAEGDARAPKIRATAGSAAGKSH
- a CDS encoding ABC transporter ATP-binding protein/permease, yielding MPSLLGAAAGFRSVESGASPRSVIPGRQRWDVELVLGRPRTAEILAAVLRRIPGITEARANPVTGGVLVRHDGRLHAADVGRIIRGAATRVAENATGAGRPTGAGRPAPAAGPTAASAPRVDLGPVVRPVLAVGSGVVAGATLVKGSARGRQLVAAGGVAAATAIVLRKAWRQAVEAAQHTTGTGAQRHPLLEIVGPHRRRLYRAAALSVACQAAEMALGTFLGWTGLVLIKGEAAPLAVLGLTTASAQLLGLAGLVAVACAAVAGLSYASNLQWRRLGQDIEHDWRSRTYRHVQHLELGHLEGERTSRVAGTLTNDVGQLGAFFAGPANDVLQLGTSLAVLVPAFLLLAPQIAWIAFLPIPLIAWLSLRHQGEAAATYAATGERRARLGSQVINSLEAGATVKSFCTEDHEATRVDELSESVQESSRQADRSTIRHVETVRACTTASMAGTLLIGGRSVLNGTLRFEVFSPLIGLPQMLMMRMSRLGGIADQYQRTLASYDRVQSLRALPVEVDNGDGTLELAEVRGEIVLDGVTFAYPGRPATLEDLSLTIPAGQVTALVGATGSGKTTIAKLLMRYQDAESGRVLLDGQDVRDLRRHDLRHAVGFVAQDPFLFDGTIADNIRYGTFEASHEDVVRAAAMAEAHAFVATLPDGYDTLIGERGTTLSGGQRQRIALARAILKDSPVVILDEATSAVDNETEAAIQRTLRSFAEDRTMVVIAHRLSTVRHADRIYVMDKSGTVAEQGTHDELLAQHGLYASLWQLQAGDIAA